From Enoplosus armatus isolate fEnoArm2 chromosome 23, fEnoArm2.hap1, whole genome shotgun sequence, a single genomic window includes:
- the sgms2b gene encoding phosphatidylcholine:ceramide cholinephosphotransferase 2, producing the protein MAASELIQDNDDVRPHVEVNITTMNPPTPPQPPRVTNGNPTRLASSLPPPTDAHDGKKQHESRKLSNLLKQNQLIHSLSNGLRRHCDYVKITVPEERANRLPKEWWKTGVAFLYALFILVFTTVIITVVHERVPDKSVSPPLPDKFFDYMDRVPWAFTVTEVNGLILVGLWLVQWLLLKHRAIVGRRCFFLIGTLYMYRCITMYITTLPVPGKHMVCAPKLYNDSTGKIWRILRLISGGGLSLTGSHLMCGDFLYSGHTVMLTLSYLFIKEYSPRWMWWYHWFCWLLSASGVICILIAHEHYSIDVVIGYIATTRTFWWYHTMANTHTLRQAPNNYLSRTWWNPIFSFLERNVQTTVPIVFEWPVALPSSCRQRYRMVEGGRDE; encoded by the exons ATGGCAGCATCAGAACTAATCCAGGACAACGATGATGTCCGCCCCCATGTGGAAGTTAACATAACCACAATGAATCCCCCTACGCCTCCTCAACCTCCAAGGGTTACCAACGGTAACCCGACCCGCCTCGCCTCCTCGCTGCCGCCCCCCACCGACGCTCATGACGGCAAAAAGCAGCACGAGAGCAGAAAACTGAGCAACCTGTTGAAACAGAACCAGCTGATCCACTCTCTAAGCAACGGACTGAGGCGGCACTGCGACTACGTCAAGATCACCGTGCCAGAGGAACGGGCAAACCGCCTACCCAAGGAGTGGTGGAAGACGGGCGTGGCCTTCCTCTACGCCCTGTTCATCCTCGTCTTCACCACCGTCATCATTACCGTTGTCCACGAGAGAGTGCCGGACAAGTCGGTGAGCCCTCCACTGCCCGACAAGTTCTTCGACTACATGGACCGAGTGCCCTGGGCCTTCACGGTCACCGAGGTCAACGGGCTGATCCTGGTCGGACTCTGGCTCGTCCAGTGGCTCCTCCTCAAGCACAG agctaTAGTGGGTCGTCGTTGTTTCTTCCTGATCGGGACCCTCTACATGTATCGCTGCATCACCATGTACATCACCACCCTGCCAGTGCCTGGAAAACACATGGTTTGCGCTCCAAag CTGTACAACGACTCGACGGGGAAAATCTGGAGGATTTTGAGGCTGATCTCAGGAGGAG GTTTGTCTCTGACCGGCTCTCACCTGATGTGTGGTGACTTCCTGTACAGCGGTCACACCGTCATGTTGACTCTGTCCTACCTCTTCATTAAAGAGT ACTCTCCGCGGTGGATGTGGTGGTATCACTGGTTCTGCTGGCTGCTCAGCGCCTCGGGAGTCATCTGCATCCTGATCGCTCACGAGCACTACAGCATCGACGTGGTGATCGGATACATCGCCACCACCAGGACCTTCTGGTGGTACCACACCATGGCCAACACACAT ACGCTGCGTCAAGCTCCCAACAACTACCTGTCGAGGACGTGGTGGAACCCGATCTTCAGTTTCCTGGAGAGAAACGTTCAGACGACGGTTCCCATTGTGTTCGAGTGGCCGGTGGCTCTGCCTTCCTCCTGCAGACAGCGGTACAGGATGGTAGAGGGGGGGAGGGACGAGTGA